A single window of Selenomonas sputigena DNA harbors:
- the smc gene encoding chromosome segregation protein SMC, whose product MQLKRLEAYGFKSFADKVEIEFHAGVTAIVGPNGSGKSNVTDAVRWVLGEQNVRALRGSKAEDIIFTGSATRRAMGVAEVSLFFENEGDMPVDYREVVVTRRLFRSGESEFFINKSRCRLKDISNLFADTGLGRDGMSVIGQNRIDEILNSKPEERRLYFEETAGITKYRNRKRESMRKLEDMQGNLVRVSDIMQEIEGQLEPLAESAEKTRRHDDLQTVYRRCALTELFQREGQLKKERADSAGKIEAMRDEALAVETQVRLLDVKKEELDQAILVLEEKLQEQAEKNNALRTQIEQANSEIAILEERAHQHDALKARLLQQRADFESTAGEAAAEKQRLFAVEKELLEKHAAIDAAIAKDRGSLKALGEKLREVKEKHRTLADKKDAAQRDMLARENELLLIEHELERYSTSGTERADELERATAAVDALTTEAKAIGEERRRLEEERRTLEEERTKKTQEKEHLDEKLRTLLHAENRTKEELHADENKLKFLRNMQASYEGFARAPKAVLQAKEPWQKGVAGAVAELVSVPHEYIRAVDVALGSSLQNIVTEDTDTAKAAIAFLKRARLGRVTFLPLSTLVVRRSQDEAAKREAGAIGFANELVGADAKYRKVVDFLLARTLVVDTLDHGLAIEKKMGWRLRIVTLDGELLNPGGSLSGGGRQGQETSFLNRGGEIERLEKSVRDAEEKLAALLKERTLFDKAAKEMAEALEFVARSLQQKDVYAAELRVKDERIAEARKEKEKAREMLKKLAEEAEMTFSKAQAKKNDAVQQAKAARRLYEKMERETKESEEELDDLEQDADDLSKYINERELKRAVLEQEKIRAREQALLKEKEETRAKEQAEKTREEEIALDEEQSNGGTKREEIAARVAAWQEKHAEGKAAYDKQYQEKLERHAENQENDKAARVAGQRLSEMQGKLHQMEIAAAEVHVKLEQVQVELLEQYGHTWETAAEEALDLTGTELKKKMQDISRALAELGPVNPNAIREHEELVERHEFMGKQAADLEAARENLMAMIHEMDVTMTRQFKAAFEEIRGYFADIFVRLFGGGKAELFLTDEKDVLHAGVEIEVQLPTKKRQNLSVLSGGERALTVIALLFSFLRYRPAPFSVLDEIDAPLDEANVARFGKFLGEFAENTQFIVVTHRKGTMEAADFMYGITIEDAGVSRVLSVRLDEAI is encoded by the coding sequence TTGCAGTTGAAACGCCTCGAAGCCTACGGCTTCAAATCGTTTGCCGATAAAGTCGAGATCGAGTTCCATGCGGGCGTTACGGCGATTGTCGGGCCGAACGGCAGCGGCAAGAGCAACGTCACAGATGCGGTGCGCTGGGTGCTCGGCGAGCAGAATGTGCGCGCCCTGCGCGGTTCGAAGGCCGAGGACATCATCTTTACGGGCAGTGCGACGCGGCGTGCCATGGGCGTTGCAGAAGTCTCCCTCTTCTTTGAAAATGAAGGGGATATGCCCGTTGATTACCGCGAAGTCGTCGTGACGCGCCGTCTTTTCCGCTCGGGCGAGAGCGAGTTCTTCATCAATAAGTCGCGCTGTCGCCTGAAGGATATCAGCAACCTTTTCGCCGATACGGGACTCGGGCGCGATGGCATGAGCGTCATTGGTCAGAACCGCATCGATGAGATCCTGAACAGCAAGCCTGAGGAGCGTCGCCTTTATTTTGAAGAAACGGCGGGCATCACGAAGTACCGCAACCGCAAGCGCGAGTCGATGCGAAAGCTGGAAGACATGCAGGGGAATCTCGTGCGCGTCAGCGACATCATGCAGGAGATCGAAGGGCAACTCGAACCTCTTGCCGAGAGCGCAGAGAAGACGCGCCGCCACGATGATCTGCAGACGGTCTACAGGCGCTGCGCCTTGACGGAACTTTTCCAGCGTGAGGGTCAGCTCAAGAAGGAGCGTGCAGACAGCGCGGGCAAGATCGAGGCGATGCGCGATGAGGCTCTGGCTGTCGAGACGCAGGTGCGCTTGCTGGATGTGAAGAAGGAAGAACTCGATCAGGCGATCCTCGTTCTGGAAGAAAAACTGCAGGAGCAGGCGGAGAAGAACAACGCGCTGAGGACGCAGATCGAGCAGGCAAACAGCGAAATCGCCATCTTGGAGGAGCGAGCACATCAGCATGACGCCTTGAAGGCGCGTCTTCTCCAACAGCGTGCGGATTTTGAGAGCACTGCCGGAGAAGCTGCTGCTGAGAAGCAGCGGCTCTTTGCTGTCGAAAAGGAGCTTCTTGAAAAGCATGCGGCGATCGATGCCGCCATAGCGAAGGATCGCGGCTCGCTCAAGGCTCTGGGCGAGAAGCTGCGCGAGGTCAAGGAGAAGCATCGCACGCTCGCGGACAAGAAGGATGCAGCGCAGCGCGACATGCTCGCGCGGGAAAATGAGCTTCTGCTCATTGAGCATGAGTTGGAACGGTATTCGACGAGCGGCACGGAACGTGCCGATGAGCTGGAAAGAGCGACAGCGGCAGTTGACGCTCTGACGACTGAGGCGAAGGCAATCGGCGAAGAGCGACGCAGGCTCGAAGAAGAGCGCAGGACGCTCGAAGAAGAACGCACGAAGAAGACGCAAGAGAAGGAGCATTTGGACGAGAAGCTCCGCACGCTGCTTCATGCGGAGAATCGTACGAAAGAAGAGCTGCACGCAGATGAGAACAAGCTCAAGTTCCTGCGCAACATGCAGGCGTCGTACGAAGGCTTCGCGCGCGCGCCGAAGGCTGTACTGCAGGCGAAAGAACCTTGGCAGAAGGGCGTCGCGGGCGCTGTCGCCGAGCTTGTTTCCGTGCCGCATGAGTACATCCGCGCCGTCGATGTCGCCTTGGGCAGCAGTCTGCAGAACATCGTGACGGAGGATACGGATACGGCGAAGGCCGCCATCGCCTTTCTGAAACGCGCACGTTTGGGACGCGTGACGTTCCTGCCGCTTTCGACGCTCGTCGTGCGCCGCTCACAGGATGAGGCGGCGAAGAGGGAAGCGGGCGCCATAGGCTTTGCCAATGAGCTGGTCGGTGCGGATGCGAAGTACCGAAAAGTCGTGGACTTTCTGCTGGCCCGCACGCTCGTTGTCGATACGCTCGATCACGGTCTTGCCATCGAGAAGAAGATGGGGTGGCGGCTGCGCATCGTGACGCTTGACGGCGAATTGCTGAATCCCGGCGGCTCGCTTTCGGGCGGCGGCAGGCAAGGGCAGGAGACGAGCTTTCTCAATCGCGGCGGTGAGATCGAGCGCTTGGAAAAGAGCGTGCGGGACGCGGAAGAAAAGCTTGCTGCGCTTTTGAAAGAGCGCACGCTTTTTGACAAGGCGGCGAAGGAAATGGCCGAGGCGCTGGAATTTGTTGCCCGCTCTTTGCAGCAAAAGGATGTGTATGCAGCGGAACTGCGCGTCAAGGATGAACGCATCGCCGAGGCGCGAAAAGAGAAGGAAAAGGCGAGAGAGATGCTCAAGAAGCTTGCAGAAGAGGCTGAAATGACCTTTTCCAAGGCGCAGGCGAAGAAGAATGACGCCGTGCAGCAGGCGAAGGCCGCGCGCCGCCTGTACGAGAAGATGGAGCGGGAGACAAAGGAGAGCGAGGAAGAGCTCGACGATCTTGAGCAGGATGCTGACGACCTCAGCAAGTATATCAACGAGCGGGAGCTAAAGCGCGCCGTCCTTGAGCAGGAGAAAATCCGTGCGCGTGAGCAGGCGCTCCTAAAAGAGAAGGAAGAGACGAGAGCGAAGGAGCAGGCGGAAAAAACGCGCGAGGAAGAAATTGCGCTGGATGAAGAACAGAGCAACGGCGGCACGAAGCGCGAGGAAATCGCCGCGCGGGTTGCTGCGTGGCAGGAAAAGCATGCCGAGGGAAAAGCCGCCTACGACAAGCAGTATCAGGAAAAACTCGAACGTCATGCGGAAAACCAAGAGAATGACAAGGCGGCGAGGGTAGCAGGGCAACGACTCTCAGAGATGCAGGGCAAGCTGCATCAAATGGAAATTGCTGCCGCCGAGGTGCATGTGAAGCTTGAGCAGGTGCAGGTGGAGCTTTTAGAGCAGTATGGGCATACATGGGAAACGGCAGCGGAAGAGGCGCTCGATCTGACGGGCACGGAGCTTAAGAAGAAGATGCAGGACATCTCCCGTGCGCTCGCAGAACTCGGTCCCGTCAATCCCAACGCCATACGCGAGCATGAAGAGCTTGTGGAGCGCCATGAGTTCATGGGCAAGCAGGCGGCGGATCTCGAAGCAGCGCGCGAAAATCTCATGGCGATGATTCATGAGATGGACGTGACGATGACGCGCCAGTTCAAGGCGGCGTTCGAAGAGATTCGCGGTTATTTTGCCGACATATTCGTGCGCCTCTTCGGCGGCGGCAAGGCGGAGCTTTTTCTGACCGATGAGAAGGATGTGCTCCATGCTGGTGTGGAAATTGAGGTGCAGCTGCCGACGAAGAAGCGCCAGAATCTCTCCGTACTTTCGGGCGGTGAGCGTGCCCTGACGGTCATCGCATTGCTCTTTTCTTTTTTACGCTACCGTCCCGCGCCATTTTCCGTGCTCGATGAGATCGATGCGCCGCTCGATGAGGCGAATGTCGCTCGTTTCGGCAAGTTCCTCGGTGAATTTGCTGAGAATACGCAGTTCATCGTCGTCACGCACCGAAAAGGGACGATGGAAGCAGCTGATTTCATGTACGGCATCACCATCGAGGATGCAGGCGTGTCGCGCGTTCTTTCCGTGCGCCTCGACGAAGCGATTTGA
- the cobI gene encoding precorrin-2 C(20)-methyltransferase — protein sequence MKGTFFGIGVGPGDPELLTVKAIRAMEKADVLIAPKTEKKDGSVALSIARPYLKKDIEIVYQVFPMVANFAESTKAWEENKAEILALLEAGKNVAFLTLGDPMFYSTYIYVYRLLEHEAVTIETIPGIPAFCAIGSKLGYPIVEGNDILSIIPATASPEKIAKILPVTDNAVLMKVYKNFPEIADMLSESGLAKDAVMVSRCGLPDEERIDDIEAQKDKKVNYLSTILTRRNA from the coding sequence ATGAAGGGAACATTTTTCGGCATTGGCGTGGGACCGGGTGACCCCGAGCTTTTGACGGTCAAGGCAATTCGTGCGATGGAGAAGGCAGATGTGCTCATCGCGCCCAAGACGGAGAAGAAGGACGGTAGCGTCGCGCTTTCCATCGCGCGTCCTTACTTGAAGAAGGATATCGAGATCGTCTATCAGGTCTTTCCGATGGTTGCGAATTTTGCCGAGTCCACGAAAGCATGGGAGGAGAACAAGGCAGAGATTCTCGCACTCTTGGAGGCGGGAAAGAATGTGGCGTTCCTGACCTTGGGTGATCCGATGTTTTACAGCACTTACATCTATGTCTATCGTTTGCTTGAGCATGAAGCGGTGACGATCGAGACGATTCCGGGGATTCCGGCGTTCTGCGCCATTGGCAGCAAGCTCGGCTATCCGATCGTCGAGGGAAACGATATTCTTTCCATCATTCCGGCGACGGCTTCGCCCGAGAAGATTGCCAAGATCCTGCCCGTGACGGACAATGCCGTCCTGATGAAGGTATACAAGAACTTCCCCGAAATCGCTGATATGCTCAGCGAAAGCGGCTTGGCGAAGGATGCCGTGATGGTGAGCCGCTGCGGCCTGCCCGATGAGGAACGCATCGATGATATCGAGGCGCAGAAGGATAAGAAGGTCAATTACCTGTCGACGATTCTGACGCGACGCAATGCTTGA
- the typA gene encoding translational GTPase TypA codes for MSVNEKLRNIAIIAHVDHGKTTLVDAMLRQSHVFRSNEQVAERVMDSGDLERERGITILSKNTSILYNDVKINIVDTPGHADFGGEVQRVLNMVDGVLLLVDAFEGPMPQTKYVLRKALEQKLKPIVVINKIDRPDQRVDDVYDEVLELFMELDADDEQLDFPCIYATAREGIAKYNMEDESDNLVPLLETIIKDIPAPSGDADGALQMMVTTLEADEYVGKVAVGRIIRGGVKTNQSVALLSGDHESKARVGKIFVYQGLKRVEVPEAQMGDIVALTGLGDVSIGYTVADAENPEALPTINIDEPTLSMTFGVNTSPFAGREGQFVTSRHLRDRLFKEVETNVSLRVEETDSADVFKVSGRGELHLSILIETMRREGYELQVGKPEVVYKTINGQKCEPMENLTIEVPQEYMGAVMESLGTRKAELSNMTEVSGYMRMEFVIPARGLIGFRSELLTNTKGNGIMNHVFCGYVPFKGDIPGRTRGSLVAFEQGETTGYGIYTLQDRGTMFISPGQQVYEGMIVGENSRELDIDINPCKKKNVSNMRTSSSDEAIRLVPPRILSLEQALEYINEDELVEVTPENIRLRKAILDRTARGRANKNARK; via the coding sequence ATGAGTGTAAATGAAAAGTTGAGGAATATCGCGATCATCGCCCACGTCGACCATGGAAAGACGACGCTGGTTGACGCCATGCTGCGGCAGAGCCATGTTTTCCGCTCGAATGAGCAGGTGGCAGAGCGCGTCATGGATTCCGGAGATTTGGAGCGCGAGCGCGGTATTACGATTCTTTCCAAGAATACCTCGATCCTCTACAATGACGTGAAGATCAACATCGTCGACACGCCGGGTCATGCGGATTTCGGCGGCGAGGTGCAGCGTGTGCTCAACATGGTGGATGGCGTGCTGCTGCTTGTTGACGCCTTCGAGGGTCCGATGCCTCAGACGAAGTATGTCTTAAGAAAGGCGCTTGAGCAGAAACTTAAGCCCATCGTCGTCATCAACAAGATCGATCGCCCCGATCAGCGTGTTGATGATGTTTATGATGAAGTTCTTGAGCTTTTCATGGAGCTTGATGCGGACGATGAGCAGCTGGACTTCCCTTGCATCTACGCAACGGCGCGCGAAGGCATTGCGAAGTACAACATGGAAGACGAGAGTGACAACCTCGTCCCCTTGCTGGAAACCATCATTAAGGACATCCCTGCCCCTTCGGGTGATGCAGATGGTGCGCTGCAGATGATGGTTACGACGCTCGAAGCCGATGAGTATGTCGGCAAGGTTGCCGTCGGCCGAATCATCCGCGGCGGTGTGAAAACGAACCAGAGTGTTGCTCTCCTGAGCGGCGACCATGAGTCGAAGGCGCGCGTCGGCAAGATCTTTGTCTATCAGGGCTTGAAGCGTGTCGAGGTACCTGAGGCACAGATGGGCGATATCGTTGCCCTGACGGGTCTTGGTGATGTCAGCATCGGCTATACGGTGGCGGATGCGGAAAATCCCGAAGCTCTGCCGACGATCAATATCGACGAGCCGACGCTTTCCATGACCTTCGGCGTCAATACGAGTCCCTTTGCCGGCAGGGAAGGGCAGTTTGTGACCTCGCGCCATCTGCGTGACCGTCTCTTCAAGGAAGTGGAGACGAATGTCAGCCTGCGCGTGGAGGAGACAGATTCCGCCGATGTCTTCAAGGTATCGGGACGCGGCGAACTGCATCTTTCCATCCTCATCGAAACGATGCGCCGCGAAGGCTATGAACTTCAGGTCGGCAAGCCCGAGGTCGTCTACAAGACGATCAACGGGCAGAAGTGCGAGCCGATGGAAAACTTGACGATCGAAGTTCCCCAGGAGTATATGGGGGCGGTCATGGAGTCTCTGGGCACGCGCAAGGCGGAGCTTTCCAATATGACGGAGGTTTCGGGCTACATGCGCATGGAGTTCGTCATTCCTGCACGCGGACTCATCGGCTTCCGCTCGGAACTTTTGACGAATACGAAGGGAAACGGCATCATGAACCATGTGTTCTGCGGCTACGTCCCTTTCAAGGGAGACATCCCTGGGCGCACGCGAGGCTCGCTCGTCGCCTTCGAGCAGGGGGAGACGACGGGATATGGCATCTACACGCTGCAGGATCGCGGCACGATGTTCATTTCGCCGGGTCAGCAGGTCTACGAAGGCATGATCGTCGGCGAAAATTCGCGCGAACTCGACATCGACATCAATCCGTGCAAGAAGAAGAATGTTTCCAACATGCGCACGTCTTCTTCCGATGAGGCAATCCGCCTTGTGCCGCCGCGCATCTTGAGTCTTGAGCAGGCGCTTGAGTACATCAACGAGGATGAACTTGTCGAGGTCACACCGGAAAATATCCGCTTGCGCAAGGCGATACTCGATCGTACGGCTCGCGGACGTGCGAATAAAAATGCACGAAAGTAA
- the ftsY gene encoding signal recognition particle-docking protein FtsY, producing MGFFDRLKKGLAKTRETFTNKIEKLIIGYADIDDDLLDELEETLIMSDVGVKTTERLMADVRKGIKKKDINTPEDLKPFLAEKISEILSTGSDETRIASAGPTVLLVIGVNGVGKTTTIGKLAAYYKEQGKSVMLAAADTFRAAAIDQLQIWGDRTGVPVIRHEEGSDPAAVAFDAVKAARARSIDVLIIDTAGRLHTKSNLMEELKKINRVIQREIAEAPHETLLVLDATTGQNAISQADLFQKAAAITGIVLTKLDGTAKGGVIIGLKSELSMPVKWIGVGEGVDDLRPFIAKDFARALFGLNVE from the coding sequence ATGGGATTTTTTGACCGATTGAAAAAGGGGCTTGCCAAGACACGCGAGACCTTTACGAACAAGATTGAAAAACTCATCATCGGCTATGCAGATATCGATGACGATCTGCTCGATGAGCTGGAGGAAACTCTGATCATGTCCGATGTCGGCGTGAAGACGACAGAAAGACTCATGGCAGATGTACGAAAGGGCATCAAGAAAAAAGACATCAATACGCCGGAAGATTTGAAGCCCTTCCTCGCTGAGAAGATTTCCGAAATCCTTTCAACAGGTTCGGACGAAACGCGTATCGCTTCGGCAGGGCCTACGGTGCTCCTCGTCATTGGTGTCAACGGCGTCGGCAAGACGACGACGATCGGCAAGCTCGCCGCCTACTACAAGGAGCAGGGCAAGTCGGTTATGCTCGCTGCCGCCGATACCTTCCGCGCTGCCGCTATCGATCAGCTGCAGATCTGGGGTGATCGCACGGGGGTTCCTGTCATTCGCCACGAGGAAGGCTCCGATCCTGCCGCCGTCGCTTTCGATGCGGTCAAGGCGGCGAGGGCGCGCAGCATCGACGTCCTGATCATTGATACGGCGGGGCGTCTGCATACGAAATCGAACCTCATGGAAGAGCTGAAGAAGATCAATCGCGTGATCCAGCGTGAGATTGCTGAGGCGCCGCATGAGACGCTGCTCGTCCTCGATGCGACGACGGGGCAGAATGCGATCAGTCAGGCAGATCTCTTCCAAAAAGCGGCGGCAATCACGGGCATCGTTCTGACGAAGCTCGACGGAACGGCGAAGGGCGGTGTCATCATCGGCCTGAAATCGGAGCTTTCCATGCCGGTGAAATGGATTGGCGTCGGCGAGGGAGTCGACGATCTGCGCCCGTTCATCGCCAAGGATTTCGCGCGCGCCCTCTTCGGGCTGAATGTAGAATGA
- a CDS encoding ABC transporter ATP-binding protein has product MSVTVRHLSVALAGKTILHNLNVEFPVGKRTAIIGPNGAGKSTLLRVLAALNPKYEGEVLLDGTDIHAIPRKSLAKRLAILPQGLAAPPDLTVEALVDYGRYPYRSWRTIGRSKEDREAVAQALAETRLEAMRTRQVMSLSGGERQRAWIAMALARQPEYLLLDEPTTYLDIAHQLEVMEIIKRLNREHAMTVIMVLHDINHALQYADEIAVIKDRQIFSTGTPHDVLNVAMLAEVFGVRADIFTNSQGAQVLSPVSLVR; this is encoded by the coding sequence ATGTCTGTGACGGTTCGCCATCTTTCGGTGGCGCTCGCAGGAAAAACAATCCTGCACAATCTGAACGTCGAATTTCCCGTCGGCAAGCGCACGGCGATCATCGGCCCGAACGGCGCGGGAAAGTCGACGCTTCTGCGCGTGCTTGCTGCCTTGAATCCCAAGTATGAGGGCGAGGTGCTGCTGGACGGTACGGACATCCATGCCATCCCGCGAAAATCGTTGGCGAAGCGCCTCGCCATCCTGCCGCAGGGACTTGCCGCTCCGCCCGATCTCACGGTGGAGGCTCTCGTCGACTATGGCCGCTATCCGTACCGCAGTTGGCGCACGATCGGCCGCTCGAAGGAGGATCGCGAGGCTGTCGCACAGGCGCTGGCCGAGACGCGGCTGGAAGCGATGCGCACCCGTCAGGTCATGTCGCTTTCGGGCGGCGAGCGTCAGCGCGCCTGGATCGCCATGGCGTTGGCTCGCCAGCCCGAATACCTGCTGCTCGATGAGCCGACGACATACCTCGACATTGCGCATCAGCTTGAAGTCATGGAAATCATCAAGCGGCTCAATCGAGAGCATGCGATGACCGTCATCATGGTGCTGCATGACATCAACCATGCTTTGCAGTATGCGGACGAGATCGCCGTCATCAAGGATCGACAGATTTTCAGCACGGGAACGCCGCACGATGTGCTGAACGTCGCGATGCTTGCTGAGGTCTTCGGCGTGCGCGCCGACATTTTTACCAATAGTCAAGGAGCGCAGGTGCTGTCGCCTGTTTCGCTCGTGCGGTAA
- a CDS encoding FecCD family ABC transporter permease: MSGAEGAETKFSAFRRRISIVAVFAALACVGFVLSIMKGSVEIPAAEIGQTLTEGVEGIHAQILMNIRLPRTIVAALVGVHLSLSGAILQAIMKNPLADPHIIGISSGAGLAGIFVMLVFPGHEAFVTPAAFLGAMAAAVAIYLLAWKNGIRPIRIILAGVAVSAFLGAGISALMIFYSDRVHGALMWMVGGLSARSWPQVDMIFPYTIVGLVLALAFSRKLNILLLGDEIARSLGLRVEVTRLLLTAIAALLAASAVAVVGLLGFVGLIVPHAARLLVGSDYRFLLPASALLGAAVVTLSDTFARTAFAPVELPVGILMAVLGAPFFLFLLRREL; the protein is encoded by the coding sequence ATGAGCGGTGCGGAAGGTGCGGAAACAAAATTCAGCGCTTTCAGGCGGCGAATATCCATCGTGGCGGTATTCGCCGCTTTGGCATGCGTCGGCTTCGTCTTGAGCATCATGAAAGGATCTGTCGAAATTCCCGCAGCAGAAATAGGACAGACGCTCACAGAGGGCGTTGAGGGTATACACGCGCAGATCCTCATGAATATCCGTCTGCCGCGCACGATCGTGGCGGCGCTCGTCGGCGTCCATTTATCGCTTTCAGGCGCTATTTTGCAGGCGATCATGAAGAATCCCCTCGCCGACCCGCACATCATCGGCATCTCGTCGGGGGCGGGACTTGCGGGCATCTTTGTCATGCTCGTCTTTCCCGGGCACGAGGCCTTCGTGACGCCCGCCGCCTTTCTCGGCGCGATGGCGGCCGCTGTCGCCATCTACTTGCTCGCTTGGAAGAACGGCATCCGGCCGATCCGCATCATCCTGGCGGGCGTCGCCGTCTCGGCTTTTCTCGGCGCGGGCATCTCCGCCCTGATGATCTTTTACAGCGACCGCGTGCACGGCGCCTTGATGTGGATGGTAGGCGGTCTGTCGGCGCGCAGCTGGCCGCAGGTTGACATGATCTTCCCGTATACGATTGTTGGTCTCGTGCTCGCCCTCGCCTTCTCGCGCAAGCTCAATATCCTGCTCCTGGGCGATGAGATCGCGCGGAGTCTCGGCCTTCGCGTCGAGGTCACGCGCCTTTTGCTTACGGCGATCGCGGCTCTTCTGGCAGCGAGCGCCGTTGCCGTCGTCGGACTCTTGGGCTTTGTCGGACTCATCGTGCCTCATGCGGCTCGGCTTCTGGTCGGCTCGGACTATCGCTTTCTTCTGCCCGCGTCCGCGCTCTTGGGCGCGGCTGTCGTGACTTTGAGCGATACGTTCGCACGCACGGCATTTGCGCCTGTCGAACTGCCCGTCGGCATCCTCATGGCTGTCCTCGGTGCGCCGTTCTTCTTGTTTCTGTTGAGGAGGGAACTTTGA
- a CDS encoding ABC transporter substrate-binding protein, whose amino-acid sequence MCGNFYRAFALSLLVVMLAILAGCGAKEAAKTEQGANFAVIKDDMGREVALGKKPERIVVLSASFLEPLHAVGGDVVGRPDSKTKMPDYAKDKASVGEVYQIDVEKVLACQPDLVIVNKGMNEKLLSTLEANGIPSIVIDMKSYEDVKREVRIFAQVTGEKEKGETLVKEMDEKIQGVLARVPKEKKRVAILHSTSQGLSVQLDGSIAGSIVKMLGWENVASGMTPLEKNPDAAPYSMETLVEQNPDIIFVTSMGKMDEIKKNMEKTIAESPAWQSIPAIQQGKLYYLPQDLFLLSPGLHYPEAFEMMAKLIYPEVFP is encoded by the coding sequence ATGTGCGGAAATTTTTATAGGGCGTTTGCTCTTTCCCTTTTGGTCGTGATGCTTGCAATTCTTGCAGGATGCGGTGCGAAGGAAGCGGCGAAGACGGAACAGGGCGCAAATTTTGCCGTAATCAAGGACGATATGGGGCGCGAGGTCGCACTTGGAAAGAAGCCGGAGCGCATCGTCGTGCTGTCGGCATCGTTCCTTGAGCCGCTTCATGCCGTGGGCGGCGATGTCGTTGGCCGGCCGGATTCCAAGACGAAGATGCCCGATTATGCCAAGGACAAGGCAAGCGTTGGCGAGGTCTACCAGATCGATGTGGAGAAGGTGCTCGCTTGTCAGCCCGATCTCGTCATCGTCAATAAGGGCATGAACGAAAAGCTCCTGTCGACGCTTGAGGCAAATGGGATTCCGTCCATCGTCATCGACATGAAAAGCTACGAGGACGTGAAGCGCGAGGTCAGGATTTTTGCGCAGGTCACAGGAGAAAAGGAGAAGGGCGAGACGCTTGTCAAGGAGATGGACGAGAAGATTCAGGGCGTCCTTGCACGCGTGCCAAAGGAGAAGAAGCGTGTCGCCATCCTGCACAGCACGTCGCAGGGCTTGAGCGTGCAGCTCGACGGCAGCATCGCAGGCTCCATCGTCAAGATGCTCGGCTGGGAGAACGTGGCGAGCGGTATGACGCCGCTGGAGAAGAATCCCGATGCTGCGCCATACAGCATGGAAACTCTCGTCGAGCAGAATCCGGACATCATCTTTGTCACGAGCATGGGCAAGATGGATGAGATCAAGAAAAATATGGAAAAGACGATCGCTGAAAGTCCCGCGTGGCAGAGCATTCCTGCAATTCAGCAGGGAAAACTCTATTACCTGCCGCAGGATCTCTTCCTTCTGAGTCCCGGACTGCACTATCCTGAAGCCTTCGAGATGATGGCGAAGCTCATCTATCCTGAGGTATTTCCATGA
- a CDS encoding LysR family transcriptional regulator, whose product MEIRQLEYFCTLAHLENFTRTAEALHVSQPSVTKAIKSLESEIGLMLVDRRQKRVSLTMEGRAFLLHAEEIMQAVERAEQDMLRFRPDARRTVHFGLPPMLEAYLFPDFFTKFTAAHPDINLDVCEYVDSVEVRAKVEEGLLDFGVVLAPAVKTHRNEMAVLKDKMELCLPLDHPLTAREHVAVADLRREKFIMQQPNTYQYDTVYRSCVENGFTPEILLCTSQLKTIKQLVANSLGISILPDFVTRSETIFARRPLVPEMEIQVNLFWSPQKRLSETGRKVVSFMEEYTTTDEFRERFRQ is encoded by the coding sequence TTGGAAATTCGACAATTGGAATATTTTTGCACGCTCGCCCATCTCGAAAACTTCACGCGCACGGCGGAGGCTCTCCACGTTTCCCAGCCGTCTGTCACGAAGGCGATCAAATCGTTGGAGTCCGAGATTGGCCTGATGCTCGTCGATCGTCGGCAGAAGCGTGTGTCTTTGACGATGGAGGGAAGGGCATTTCTGCTTCATGCGGAGGAGATCATGCAGGCGGTCGAACGTGCGGAGCAGGATATGCTGCGTTTTCGCCCCGATGCTCGGCGGACGGTTCACTTCGGTCTGCCGCCGATGCTTGAGGCGTATCTTTTTCCGGACTTTTTTACGAAGTTTACGGCGGCGCATCCCGACATCAATCTCGATGTTTGCGAATACGTCGATTCCGTCGAGGTCAGGGCGAAGGTGGAGGAAGGGCTGCTCGACTTCGGCGTCGTTCTTGCGCCTGCAGTTAAGACGCACCGCAATGAGATGGCTGTGCTCAAGGATAAGATGGAGTTGTGTCTGCCGCTCGATCACCCGCTGACGGCGCGCGAGCATGTGGCCGTCGCCGATCTCCGTCGTGAGAAGTTCATCATGCAGCAGCCGAATACGTATCAATACGATACGGTTTATCGCAGCTGCGTGGAAAACGGTTTTACGCCCGAGATTTTGCTTTGTACGTCGCAGCTCAAGACGATCAAGCAGCTCGTCGCGAACAGCCTCGGCATATCGATTTTGCCGGATTTTGTGACGCGCAGCGAGACGATCTTTGCACGTCGTCCCCTTGTGCCGGAGATGGAAATCCAGGTCAATCTTTTCTGGAGTCCGCAGAAGCGCCTGAGCGAGACGGGACGCAAGGTCGTTTCCTTCATGGAGGAGTACACGACGACGGATGAGTTCAGGGAACGTTTTCGCCAGTGA